In Synechococcus sp. KORDI-52, one genomic interval encodes:
- a CDS encoding GMC oxidoreductase, which yields MDHATHATRRHNAVEPQADHYNVVIIGSGAGGGSLARALADAGHSILILERGGWLPREPQNWDPVEVFQNDRYVSTDPWQDKHGNTFQPGSHYFVGGASKMYGAAHFRLRERDFESVMHVDGESPEWPLKYDVFEPYYRKAEEWYHVHGLRGEDPTEPPASSDYPHAPISHEPRMQKLVDDLRSAGLHPFHAPTGVALDEANPAFSACVRCNRCDGFPCLVHAKGDAEVMGVRPALDHDNVFMLTEAEVLRLNTDLNGRQVTDVVVRHQGEERRFKGDIVVVSAGAANSARLLLMSANDAHPRGLANSSDQVGRNYMYHNCKALVALAHEPNTTVFQKTVALNDWYFGDNDFDFPMGNVQMTGKTNGAMMKGYKPRLTALAPTWSMDKLAEHSLDFWLQTEDLPLANNRVTINSEGQIKLNYTPTNTRASEELVNRLERLLDKLYLKNHLAERQIYFASSMNLAAVGHQSGTCRFGTDPSTSVLDINCRAHDLDNLYVVDTSFFPSSSAVNPSLTAIANAIRVADHLKERLG from the coding sequence ATGGATCACGCCACCCATGCCACACGTCGACACAATGCTGTCGAACCTCAGGCAGATCACTACAACGTCGTGATCATCGGGAGTGGCGCGGGGGGTGGTTCCCTGGCCCGTGCGTTAGCAGACGCAGGCCACTCAATTCTGATTCTGGAACGTGGAGGCTGGCTGCCAAGGGAGCCACAAAACTGGGATCCGGTCGAGGTGTTTCAGAACGATCGCTACGTCTCAACGGACCCGTGGCAGGACAAGCATGGCAACACATTTCAGCCGGGTAGTCATTACTTCGTCGGCGGTGCCTCCAAAATGTATGGGGCCGCTCACTTCCGATTGCGGGAGCGCGATTTCGAATCGGTGATGCATGTGGATGGCGAATCACCTGAATGGCCGCTGAAATACGACGTCTTCGAGCCGTATTACCGCAAAGCCGAGGAGTGGTATCACGTGCATGGTCTGCGGGGTGAGGACCCCACCGAACCACCAGCCTCCTCCGACTATCCCCATGCGCCCATCAGCCACGAGCCGCGCATGCAGAAGCTGGTGGATGACCTGCGCTCAGCAGGGCTGCATCCCTTTCATGCACCCACGGGAGTCGCCCTTGATGAGGCAAACCCTGCATTCAGCGCTTGCGTGCGCTGCAACCGCTGCGATGGATTTCCCTGCCTCGTGCATGCCAAAGGTGATGCGGAAGTGATGGGTGTCCGTCCTGCTCTTGATCACGACAACGTGTTCATGCTCACAGAAGCGGAGGTGCTTCGCCTGAACACCGATCTGAACGGTCGTCAGGTCACTGATGTTGTGGTGAGGCATCAGGGAGAAGAACGTCGTTTCAAAGGCGACATCGTGGTGGTTTCCGCTGGTGCCGCCAATTCGGCACGTCTGCTGCTGATGTCAGCCAACGATGCCCATCCCCGAGGCCTGGCCAACAGCTCCGATCAAGTTGGCAGAAATTACATGTATCACAACTGCAAAGCATTGGTGGCTCTCGCCCATGAGCCGAACACCACAGTCTTTCAAAAGACTGTTGCGCTCAATGACTGGTATTTCGGCGACAACGACTTCGACTTTCCTATGGGGAACGTGCAGATGACCGGCAAAACCAATGGGGCAATGATGAAAGGCTACAAGCCGCGACTCACCGCTTTAGCACCCACTTGGAGCATGGATAAGCTTGCTGAGCATTCGCTCGATTTCTGGCTTCAGACGGAAGATCTTCCACTGGCCAACAACCGGGTCACCATCAATTCAGAAGGTCAGATCAAGCTGAACTACACCCCAACCAACACACGGGCCTCCGAAGAACTGGTCAACAGACTGGAGAGATTACTCGACAAGCTGTACCTCAAAAATCATCTGGCCGAACGGCAGATCTATTTCGCCTCATCGATGAATCTCGCTGCCGTTGGCCATCAATCAGGCACATGTCGTTTCGGCACTGATCCCAGCACTTCAGTGTTGGACATCAACTGCCGCGCCCACGATCTGGACAATCTGTATGTGGTGGACACCAGCTTTTTCCCGAGCAGCTCAGCGGTGAATCCATCCCTGACAGCCATCGCCAATGCCATCCGAGTGGCAGACCATCTCAAGGAAAGGCTCGGCTGA
- a CDS encoding DoxX family protein yields the protein MDLVSLIAPSSPEGLAGAGLLVLRLFTGLVFIRHGWPKLVNLKTWSTAMQTPAWLCFLSAFSMWAGGIALMFGFLTPLAAVAIAVSMVYAVVLEITSGFPFIAPDPYLIPEGDYAGPMGVGEPPSWEKAAMYVVMCLVLITAGGGPISIDLMLIAPRLQSWLG from the coding sequence GTGGACCTTGTCTCACTGATTGCCCCCTCGTCGCCTGAGGGTCTTGCGGGTGCCGGTTTGCTGGTGTTGCGGCTGTTCACGGGCCTGGTGTTCATCCGTCATGGTTGGCCGAAACTCGTCAACCTCAAAACATGGTCTACGGCGATGCAGACGCCGGCCTGGCTCTGTTTCCTCTCGGCCTTTTCGATGTGGGCCGGTGGAATTGCCCTGATGTTCGGCTTTCTCACACCTCTGGCGGCTGTTGCCATTGCCGTGTCGATGGTCTACGCCGTTGTTCTGGAAATCACGAGTGGCTTTCCGTTCATTGCGCCAGATCCTTATCTCATTCCAGAAGGGGACTACGCCGGACCGATGGGAGTGGGAGAACCGCCAAGTTGGGAGAAAGCTGCGATGTATGTGGTGATGTGCCTTGTGTTGATCACTGCAGGTGGTGGGCCCATCAGCATTGACTTGATGCTGATTGCGCCGCGTCTTCAATCCTGGCTCGGCTGA
- a CDS encoding VOC family protein, which produces MPAPGSLDPLLEVLGAVDQGQSLLDGEALEQRFALTKGQAVIHHYRLGKERLDYVSFEGVDTVQSHDPGASNTLWFQHVAIVVSDMQRAAEQLMPLVAPISEAPQWLPNGVAAWKFRNAAGHAMELLWFPPDQGHSRWHQDDRPLFQGLDHTAIAISDSDRSLLFYGVDLGLQLRYASLNQGPEQERLDRVINPKVAIHGLSGSAPFGVEFLRYLSPSPLQPTSAALPPQHALYAQILVKAAAAGSGRLLCDPDGHHLWISS; this is translated from the coding sequence TTGCCTGCGCCGGGAAGCCTTGATCCTCTGCTTGAGGTTCTGGGGGCTGTCGATCAGGGGCAATCCTTGCTGGACGGTGAGGCCCTTGAACAACGTTTTGCTCTGACCAAAGGGCAGGCGGTTATTCATCATTACCGACTTGGCAAGGAACGCCTCGACTATGTCTCCTTCGAGGGAGTCGATACGGTTCAATCCCACGATCCAGGCGCCTCCAACACCCTCTGGTTTCAGCATGTCGCCATTGTGGTCAGCGATATGCAACGCGCTGCTGAGCAGTTGATGCCTCTTGTGGCTCCGATCTCCGAAGCACCACAGTGGTTACCCAATGGCGTGGCGGCATGGAAGTTCCGCAACGCTGCCGGTCATGCCATGGAGCTGCTCTGGTTTCCTCCCGATCAAGGGCATTCCCGCTGGCATCAGGACGACCGTCCTCTCTTTCAGGGACTGGACCATACGGCCATTGCGATCAGTGATAGCGACCGCAGTTTGTTGTTTTACGGCGTGGATCTTGGCCTACAACTTCGATATGCCAGCCTCAATCAGGGGCCCGAACAGGAGCGCTTGGATCGCGTGATCAACCCAAAGGTGGCCATTCATGGCTTAAGCGGTAGTGCTCCTTTCGGTGTTGAATTTCTGAGATATCTCAGCCCTTCTCCTCTGCAACCCACATCGGCTGCTTTGCCGCCTCAGCATGCCTTGTATGCGCAGATCCTGGTCAAAGCTGCTGCGGCTGGATCCGGGCGGTTGCTGTGTGATCCGGATGGTCATCACCTCTGGATTTCTTCTTAA
- a CDS encoding SDR family NAD(P)-dependent oxidoreductase: protein MTSLCLRDKVIVVTGGNSGIGKAIVEAVGALGAKVVIDYRSHPERTEALIDEIGELGGQAIGIQADVAKLEDIQHLIDVAVTTFGKVDVMVNNAGIETRTSILDTTPVDFDKVMNVNLRGVFFATQYSAKQMIAQGSGGRIINISSVHEDWPMPDNTPYCIAKGGVRMLTRTAGVELASKGVSIVNVGPGAVATPINDSTMNNPELMAKLNAAIPMGRMAQPEEIASLVAFLASDGASYMTATSVFADGGIMMSSPGL, encoded by the coding sequence ATGACCTCTCTGTGTCTGCGTGACAAGGTGATCGTTGTGACCGGAGGCAATTCGGGGATCGGCAAGGCCATTGTCGAAGCCGTTGGCGCTTTGGGCGCCAAGGTGGTCATTGACTACCGCTCGCATCCTGAGCGCACCGAAGCCTTGATCGATGAAATTGGTGAATTGGGTGGACAGGCCATTGGCATCCAAGCCGATGTGGCCAAACTTGAGGACATTCAACATCTCATCGACGTCGCGGTAACGACGTTCGGCAAGGTGGATGTGATGGTGAATAACGCCGGCATCGAGACCCGCACGTCGATTCTTGACACCACACCGGTGGATTTTGACAAGGTGATGAACGTCAACCTTCGCGGTGTGTTCTTCGCCACGCAATACAGCGCCAAACAGATGATTGCCCAAGGGAGCGGTGGGCGAATCATCAATATTTCCTCAGTCCATGAAGACTGGCCGATGCCAGACAACACTCCTTACTGCATTGCCAAAGGCGGCGTGCGCATGCTCACTCGCACAGCTGGTGTTGAACTGGCGAGCAAGGGGGTCTCCATCGTGAACGTCGGTCCTGGTGCTGTCGCCACACCAATCAACGACTCGACCATGAACAACCCTGAGCTGATGGCAAAGCTCAATGCGGCCATTCCCATGGGCCGCATGGCCCAACCGGAAGAAATCGCCTCGCTTGTGGCCTTCCTCGCCAGTGACGGAGCCAGTTACATGACAGCAACAAGCGTTTTCGCTGATGGTGGGATCATGATGAGCAGCCCAGGGCTCTGA
- a CDS encoding DMT family transporter: MRKPLLIGSAYIVLAFLANTTQSVFGKYVEKTLPIEVFSLGTFLAAFILLIPVIISRNFKDIPTNKGPFHLLRAVTGMTGFLLFIAAAQLTTLVNTNVLVNTTPIFIPILALLVLHQRIPAAVWVAIIAGFIGVVIIVRPDASIFANPGNLVALAAGLVTAIEFLVVNHLDDTESPLTQLFYFLLFGVFALGLISINKFHSIPQSAYWIILGTGLCLLAFQFLLIKAYQFAKPHEIGAFQYVSVIFAAIYGIIFFNESIQLETIIGAAFVCSGGIISITGSGTGQKTHRGSDLTING; encoded by the coding sequence ATGAGGAAACCACTGCTTATTGGATCCGCCTACATCGTTCTGGCCTTTCTAGCAAACACAACTCAGAGCGTATTTGGCAAATACGTCGAAAAAACTCTGCCAATCGAAGTGTTTTCGCTTGGAACATTCCTGGCCGCTTTCATACTTCTTATTCCAGTCATTATATCCCGAAATTTCAAAGATATTCCCACAAATAAAGGCCCCTTTCATCTACTCAGAGCCGTCACCGGCATGACAGGATTTCTGCTTTTCATCGCCGCTGCACAACTCACAACACTGGTCAACACCAATGTCTTGGTGAACACCACGCCGATCTTCATACCGATCTTGGCTTTGCTTGTCCTTCACCAACGAATTCCAGCTGCCGTATGGGTCGCAATCATAGCTGGATTCATTGGGGTGGTCATCATCGTGAGGCCTGATGCCAGTATTTTTGCCAACCCTGGCAATCTTGTTGCGCTGGCAGCGGGCTTGGTGACTGCCATTGAATTCCTGGTCGTCAATCATCTTGATGATACGGAGTCACCGCTCACACAACTCTTTTATTTCCTACTATTTGGCGTCTTCGCTCTCGGCTTGATTTCCATCAACAAGTTTCACTCAATACCCCAATCGGCATATTGGATCATCCTAGGCACAGGCCTATGCCTTCTGGCCTTTCAATTCCTCCTGATCAAGGCCTATCAGTTTGCCAAGCCACACGAAATCGGGGCATTTCAATATGTTTCTGTCATTTTTGCCGCAATCTACGGAATTATCTTTTTCAACGAGAGCATTCAGCTGGAAACCATCATCGGCGCAGCATTTGTCTGCAGTGGTGGAATCATCAGCATCACCGGATCCGGCACCGGGCAGAAAACTCACAGAGGGAGCGATCTGACCATAAACGGCTGA
- a CDS encoding thioredoxin family protein — MHLIKFSSEDCGTCHRMSHYDSKVAEDLGCSFISVMLQDTEMYRKYRKILLKQYPSKEGMGWPTYLLVSNPDGDFSIEGELKGGMPKGDFRTKLAALLPS; from the coding sequence ATGCATCTGATCAAGTTCAGCTCTGAAGATTGTGGAACCTGTCACCGCATGAGTCATTACGACAGCAAGGTGGCTGAGGACCTTGGCTGCAGCTTCATTTCCGTGATGCTTCAGGACACGGAGATGTATCGGAAATACCGGAAAATCCTGCTCAAGCAGTACCCCAGCAAGGAGGGTATGGGCTGGCCGACGTATCTGCTTGTGAGCAATCCTGACGGTGATTTCTCAATTGAAGGGGAACTGAAGGGCGGCATGCCCAAGGGAGACTTCCGAACCAAACTTGCTGCGTTGTTGCCGTCCTGA
- the pyrC gene encoding dihydroorotase — protein sequence MTDRISIIAPDDWHVHLRDGEMLTQVVPHTAHRFQRAIVMPNLRPPVTSVAAAQAYRERIRLACPADLEFTPLMTAYLTDTIDPSELERGFREGVFAAAKLYPANATTNSAAGVTDLLQIDPVLETMARIGMPLLIHGEVTDAEIDIFDREAVFIERHLAPLRERHPELKVVFEHITTEQAVQYVSSVDRHLAATITPHHLHINRNAMFAGGLRSDFYCLPVAKRECHRQALRRAATSADPRFFLGTDTAPHERASKESSCGCAGIFNAPFALESYAQVFDEEGALAHLEAFTSLNGPEFYNLPVNSGRVILERRDHLVPELVNGLVPFHAGEILSWAVADASDQVQL from the coding sequence ATGACTGACCGGATCTCGATCATCGCTCCGGATGATTGGCATGTGCATCTCCGGGACGGCGAGATGCTGACCCAGGTTGTGCCCCATACAGCCCATCGTTTTCAGCGGGCGATCGTGATGCCTAACCTGCGCCCCCCGGTCACCTCTGTGGCTGCAGCCCAGGCCTATCGCGAGCGCATTCGGCTCGCATGCCCCGCCGATCTGGAGTTCACGCCTTTGATGACGGCGTACCTCACAGACACGATCGATCCCTCTGAGCTGGAGAGAGGATTTCGAGAGGGCGTCTTTGCCGCGGCAAAGCTGTATCCAGCCAATGCCACCACCAATTCAGCAGCAGGGGTGACGGATCTGCTGCAGATTGATCCCGTGCTGGAGACGATGGCCCGGATCGGCATGCCGTTGTTGATCCATGGCGAAGTCACGGACGCCGAAATCGATATCTTCGACCGCGAGGCGGTGTTCATCGAACGCCATTTGGCCCCGCTGCGGGAGCGCCACCCAGAGCTGAAGGTTGTGTTCGAGCACATCACCACCGAGCAGGCGGTGCAATACGTCAGCTCAGTGGACCGCCACCTCGCCGCCACCATCACCCCCCACCATCTCCACATCAACCGCAACGCGATGTTTGCTGGAGGGCTAAGAAGCGATTTTTACTGCCTCCCTGTGGCCAAGCGGGAATGTCACCGTCAGGCCCTGCGCCGTGCGGCTACAAGTGCAGACCCCCGCTTCTTTTTGGGAACCGATACAGCACCGCACGAGCGGGCCTCGAAAGAGTCCTCCTGTGGTTGTGCCGGAATTTTCAATGCGCCCTTCGCTCTCGAGAGTTACGCCCAGGTGTTTGATGAGGAGGGTGCCCTGGCCCATCTGGAAGCCTTCACCAGCCTGAATGGGCCGGAGTTCTACAACCTTCCAGTCAACAGTGGCCGAGTCATTTTGGAACGGCGTGATCATCTTGTGCCGGAACTTGTGAACGGACTGGTTCCTTTCCATGCTGGAGAGATCCTGTCATGGGCCGTCGCCGATGCATCTGATCAAGTTCAGCTCTGA
- a CDS encoding SulP family inorganic anion transporter — MLNRISTSNLRGDAFGGVTAAVIALPMALAFGVAATGDPAPGLWGAVIIGLVAAVFGGTPTLISEPTGPMTVVFTSVILSFTATAPDKETAMAMAFTVVILAGLFQILFGVFRLGRYVTQMPYTVISGFMSGIGAILVILQLPAFLGQTASGGVMGTLSNLPGLISGVQPMELALAVITVAILWFTPASVKRFCPPQLLALVLGTVLSMTLFHDAGLKTIPPFTAELPSLHAPTFSGGQLRLMFVDAAVLGMLGCIDALLTSVVADSLTRTEHNSNKELVGQGLANIASGVFGGLPGAGATMGTVVNIQAGGRSALSGIVRALILMVVVLAAAPLASTIPLAVLAGIALKVGIDIIDWDFLQRAHHLSVKAAVITYGVIALTVLVDLITAVGIGVFVANVLTIDRMSALQSRKVKTISTADDDVELTNEEQVLLDQASGKVLLFQLAGPMIFGVAKAISREHNAIGNCQAVVFDLSEVSHLGVTAAIALENAVKEAIEEGRKVFLVGATGSTEKRLQKLKLLERVPQSHISADRLDALRLAVNGLPLND, encoded by the coding sequence TTGTTGAATCGGATTTCCACGAGCAATCTGCGCGGCGACGCCTTTGGTGGCGTGACAGCTGCCGTGATTGCCCTTCCGATGGCCCTGGCCTTCGGGGTTGCCGCAACCGGTGATCCAGCCCCAGGGCTTTGGGGCGCCGTGATCATCGGCTTGGTCGCCGCCGTCTTCGGTGGCACACCCACCTTGATTTCTGAACCCACCGGTCCAATGACCGTGGTGTTCACCTCTGTGATCCTGAGCTTCACCGCCACGGCTCCCGACAAGGAGACGGCGATGGCCATGGCGTTCACCGTGGTCATCCTGGCGGGTCTGTTCCAAATCCTCTTCGGCGTCTTCCGTCTGGGCCGTTATGTGACCCAGATGCCTTACACGGTGATCTCCGGCTTCATGTCGGGGATCGGAGCCATCCTTGTGATCCTCCAGTTGCCGGCCTTCCTTGGTCAGACCGCATCGGGTGGGGTTATGGGAACCCTGTCCAATTTGCCGGGTTTGATCTCAGGCGTTCAGCCGATGGAGCTGGCGCTGGCTGTGATCACCGTCGCGATCCTCTGGTTCACCCCTGCCAGCGTCAAGCGTTTCTGCCCGCCTCAGCTTCTGGCTCTGGTGTTGGGGACGGTTCTTTCGATGACGTTGTTCCACGACGCTGGCCTTAAAACCATTCCTCCGTTCACGGCCGAGCTCCCCAGCCTGCACGCCCCCACATTTTCAGGTGGCCAGCTGCGCCTGATGTTTGTGGATGCTGCTGTGCTCGGCATGCTGGGTTGTATTGATGCACTGTTGACCTCTGTCGTCGCTGACAGCCTCACCCGCACCGAGCACAACTCCAACAAGGAACTTGTGGGTCAGGGTTTGGCCAACATTGCTTCTGGTGTCTTCGGAGGCCTGCCTGGAGCAGGAGCCACCATGGGCACCGTGGTCAACATCCAGGCCGGTGGGCGTTCAGCCCTGTCTGGAATTGTCCGGGCGTTGATTCTGATGGTGGTCGTTCTGGCCGCCGCCCCCCTCGCCTCCACGATTCCCCTCGCCGTGCTTGCGGGGATTGCCCTGAAAGTGGGCATCGACATCATCGACTGGGATTTTCTTCAACGGGCCCACCATCTCTCAGTGAAAGCTGCGGTGATCACCTACGGCGTGATTGCGCTCACGGTGCTGGTGGATCTCATCACGGCAGTGGGCATCGGAGTTTTCGTGGCCAACGTGCTCACCATTGATCGGATGAGCGCCCTGCAGTCCAGAAAAGTGAAAACGATCAGCACCGCCGATGATGATGTGGAGCTGACCAATGAAGAGCAGGTGCTGCTGGATCAGGCTTCTGGCAAGGTTCTCTTGTTTCAGCTCGCCGGGCCGATGATCTTTGGCGTGGCCAAGGCCATCTCGCGTGAGCACAACGCCATTGGCAATTGTCAGGCGGTGGTCTTCGATCTCTCCGAGGTCTCCCACCTGGGAGTCACCGCTGCGATCGCCCTGGAGAATGCCGTCAAGGAAGCGATTGAAGAGGGACGCAAGGTGTTTTTGGTCGGTGCGACGGGCAGCACAGAGAAGCGTCTTCAGAAGCTGAAGTTGTTAGAACGGGTTCCCCAAAGCCACATCAGTGCTGATCGCCTCGATGCCTTGCGCCTTGCCGTGAACGGTTTGCCGCTGAATGACTGA
- a CDS encoding calcium/sodium antiporter produces MPEFVQAAIQVLLGIGLLFGGGELFVQGAVAMAVISGIPQLVIGLTVVSLGTSAPELFVSLSSVLQGADALAVSNVVGSNIFNVMVVLGSSALVLPLRVESRLVRRDVPLMIAISAAVWGMASAGRVTWQAGVALLLGLVINTIWEIRTAREQPDDSEGAEPEIEADAASGGWRIAVLRLLAGILILTIGSRVLVSGATSAATLLGVSETVIGLTIVSAGTSMPELITSLVAALRGRTDLAIGNVVGSCLLNLLLVLGGGALAAAGRGLEVSPELIQEDLPVMLLTSLACMPIFWTKGRISRLEGGLLLGFYLLYIVDNVLPRTMLSSWSDEFRLVMLCLVIPVAMVVIITQAVRYWRTRH; encoded by the coding sequence ATGCCTGAATTTGTCCAGGCCGCGATCCAAGTGCTGCTGGGCATCGGTCTGCTGTTCGGCGGAGGTGAGCTGTTTGTGCAGGGGGCCGTCGCCATGGCGGTGATCTCCGGCATCCCCCAGCTCGTGATCGGGCTCACGGTGGTTTCACTCGGCACCAGCGCCCCTGAACTGTTCGTGAGCCTGAGTTCGGTGCTGCAAGGGGCTGATGCCCTTGCCGTGAGCAATGTGGTGGGAAGCAATATCTTCAACGTGATGGTGGTGCTGGGCAGCAGCGCCCTCGTGCTGCCGCTGCGCGTGGAGAGCCGTCTGGTGCGGCGCGATGTGCCCCTGATGATTGCGATATCAGCGGCGGTCTGGGGAATGGCCTCCGCTGGACGGGTCACATGGCAGGCCGGTGTCGCCCTGCTGCTGGGGCTGGTGATCAACACCATCTGGGAGATCCGAACAGCCCGCGAGCAACCGGATGACAGTGAAGGGGCCGAACCGGAGATCGAAGCCGATGCGGCCAGCGGTGGTTGGCGCATCGCCGTGCTCCGCCTGCTCGCTGGAATCCTCATCCTCACGATTGGATCAAGGGTGCTTGTGAGCGGCGCCACATCAGCAGCAACGCTTTTAGGCGTCAGTGAAACGGTGATTGGCCTCACCATCGTGTCGGCAGGAACCTCCATGCCGGAACTGATCACCTCACTGGTGGCAGCCTTGCGAGGGCGTACCGATCTGGCCATCGGCAACGTGGTGGGGAGTTGCCTGCTGAATCTGCTTCTGGTGCTGGGTGGAGGCGCCCTGGCCGCAGCAGGACGCGGCCTCGAAGTCAGCCCGGAACTGATCCAGGAGGATCTGCCTGTGATGCTGCTCACCAGCCTGGCCTGCATGCCGATCTTCTGGACCAAAGGTCGTATCAGTCGTTTGGAAGGAGGGCTGCTTCTTGGTTTCTATCTGCTGTACATCGTCGACAACGTGCTTCCGCGCACGATGCTCTCCAGCTGGTCGGATGAATTCCGCTTGGTGATGCTTTGCCTGGTGATCCCTGTGGCAATGGTGGTGATCATCACGCAAGCCGTGAGGTACTGGAGAACAAGGCACTAA
- a CDS encoding DUF2231 domain-containing protein: MLELLPPLNDKNLPWIDVIHPIVVHFVIAMALITVVFDVIGVISSKKNLFEVSFWNLIVATMAIFVAIIFGQVEAGLANPYGASRDILNVHSTIGWCLAGVLALLTGWRYVARQKDPTILPRGFLVLDVMLTGLVITQVYLGDKLVWVYGLHTVPVVEAIRQGVVS, encoded by the coding sequence ATGCTTGAGCTGCTGCCCCCGCTCAACGACAAAAATCTTCCCTGGATCGATGTCATCCACCCCATCGTTGTTCACTTCGTGATCGCGATGGCTCTGATCACAGTCGTATTCGATGTCATCGGTGTCATCAGCAGCAAGAAGAACCTGTTTGAGGTGAGCTTCTGGAACCTGATCGTGGCCACCATGGCGATCTTCGTGGCCATTATCTTCGGCCAGGTCGAAGCCGGTCTCGCCAATCCCTACGGCGCCTCACGGGACATCCTCAATGTCCACAGCACCATTGGCTGGTGCTTGGCGGGTGTGCTGGCCCTGCTGACGGGCTGGCGTTATGTCGCACGGCAGAAGGATCCGACGATCCTGCCCAGGGGCTTTCTCGTTCTCGACGTCATGCTGACAGGTCTTGTGATCACGCAGGTCTATCTCGGCGACAAGCTGGTGTGGGTTTACGGACTCCACACGGTCCCGGTTGTTGAAGCCATCCGTCAGGGAGTGGTGTCGTGA